The Pseudoalteromonas sp. UG3-2 genome contains a region encoding:
- a CDS encoding PepSY-associated TM helix domain-containing protein gives MRKTIFKWHSVMALIALLPLAIMSVTGSMLVFKFEIDSLLMPEQATLSYQTLPERKPMTTLVDYVATSHPNYEIGSWEIFDDGYEADRVYLLKHGTDTWYKTYLDPYAGKMLSEPVGIHSDFTDFILHLHYTLLLDDISDTFPHLGLVIGLVVAILFTLLGISGLIIYRRFWRRLFSFRRAAPRLIVMSELHKLVGVWSSPVLLALGITGVYFNAVEYYHEAFEHHEEEHHIVRTAMFNHQLNFDAMMTQSHEAITGFKPTYWLFPFEPEQSNITIFGSVDDANPFISNYAATVSFDAQTGAHTYSYDIREASTLDRVIDSFRKLHFGHFAGLTSKVIWCIMGLAPVLLGLTGLYMWWQRRRKKRRSRANRSQRVQAYT, from the coding sequence ATGCGTAAAACAATTTTTAAATGGCACAGTGTCATGGCGCTCATCGCCTTGTTACCGCTGGCGATTATGTCAGTCACCGGAAGCATGCTGGTGTTCAAGTTTGAAATCGACAGCCTATTGATGCCCGAGCAAGCAACGTTAAGCTACCAAACTTTACCCGAGCGGAAGCCGATGACCACCTTAGTCGATTATGTTGCTACCTCCCACCCAAATTATGAGATCGGCAGCTGGGAAATCTTCGATGATGGCTACGAAGCCGATCGAGTCTATTTGCTAAAGCATGGCACCGATACGTGGTACAAAACTTACTTGGACCCATACGCAGGCAAGATGCTCAGCGAACCTGTTGGTATTCATTCTGATTTTACTGACTTTATACTGCACTTACACTACACCCTGTTACTCGATGATATCAGTGACACCTTTCCACATTTAGGCTTAGTGATTGGCTTAGTTGTGGCTATTTTATTTACCCTTTTAGGCATCTCAGGGCTTATCATTTATCGTCGTTTTTGGCGTCGACTTTTTAGCTTCAGACGCGCCGCGCCAAGGCTGATAGTAATGAGTGAACTGCATAAGTTGGTGGGAGTTTGGAGCTCACCAGTATTGCTCGCACTGGGGATCACCGGGGTCTACTTCAATGCGGTTGAGTATTATCATGAAGCCTTCGAGCACCACGAGGAGGAACATCATATTGTTCGCACAGCGATGTTCAATCATCAACTGAATTTTGATGCCATGATGACGCAAAGCCATGAGGCAATTACTGGCTTTAAACCTACCTATTGGTTATTCCCGTTTGAGCCAGAGCAAAGCAATATCACCATTTTTGGTAGTGTTGATGACGCCAACCCCTTTATCAGTAACTATGCAGCCACGGTGAGCTTTGATGCCCAAACTGGCGCTCACACCTACAGTTATGATATCCGCGAAGCGTCAACACTCGATAGAGTGATAGACAGCTTTAGAAAGCTGCACTTCGGTCATTTTGCCGGGCTTACCAGTAAAGTAATTTGGTGCATTATGGGCCTAGCTCCAGTGCTACTGGGCTTAACTGGGCTTTATATGTGGTGGCAACGACGCCGTAAAAAACGCCGCAGTAGAGCCAATCGCAGCCAAAGAGTTCAGGCTTATACATAG
- a CDS encoding aspartate/glutamate racemase family protein — protein sequence MKQLGLIGGMSWESTQCYYQLLNQTVKNELGGLHSAKLCLYSVDFAEIAKLQAEGDWQAMTVILTEAANALKRAGAEALVICTNTMHKIAPAISANTGLPILHIADATAQQLKRDGVDQVALLGTQFTMQQDFYKARLKNLHGIEVITPYANQQKHIHEIIYQELCQGEMKASSRDIYLNIIDDLTHRGAKGIILGCTEIGLLVQPQHTTAPLYDTAALHAKAAVKWALGDTSGFIFN from the coding sequence ATGAAACAACTTGGATTAATTGGGGGCATGAGCTGGGAGTCAACACAGTGTTACTACCAGCTGTTAAATCAAACGGTTAAAAATGAGCTTGGCGGTCTACACAGCGCCAAGCTCTGTTTGTACAGCGTTGACTTTGCCGAGATAGCCAAGCTTCAAGCCGAAGGTGACTGGCAAGCAATGACGGTGATACTCACTGAAGCAGCAAACGCCTTAAAACGTGCCGGCGCCGAAGCATTAGTTATCTGTACTAATACCATGCACAAAATCGCCCCTGCTATTAGCGCTAACACCGGGTTGCCGATCCTTCATATTGCCGATGCCACCGCCCAGCAACTAAAGCGCGATGGAGTGGACCAAGTGGCATTGTTGGGTACTCAATTTACCATGCAACAGGATTTTTATAAGGCACGGCTGAAAAATCTGCACGGTATTGAGGTGATCACACCTTACGCCAACCAGCAAAAACACATTCATGAGATCATTTATCAAGAGCTTTGCCAAGGTGAAATGAAAGCCAGCTCCAGAGACATCTATCTGAATATAATCGACGACCTGACTCATCGAGGGGCTAAGGGGATTATTTTAGGCTGCACAGAAATTGGCTTGCTAGTACAACCACAGCACACCACTGCGCCATTGTATGATACGGCAGCACTTCATGCCAAAGCGGCAGTAAAATGGGCATTAGGTGATACTTCTGGTTTTATTTTTAACTAA
- a CDS encoding DUF4177 domain-containing protein yields the protein MLQQYDEYKVIHVVEGGCGTLLLGSSGLPLKKLEATLNMEAQDGWQLVFQVIENKRFWLFWNREAVILTLGRKRG from the coding sequence ATGCTACAACAGTATGATGAATATAAAGTGATCCATGTGGTCGAAGGTGGCTGTGGTACGTTGTTGCTGGGTTCCAGTGGCTTGCCGCTAAAAAAGCTTGAAGCAACGCTCAATATGGAAGCCCAAGACGGATGGCAGCTGGTATTTCAAGTGATCGAAAACAAACGTTTTTGGCTATTTTGGAATCGCGAAGCGGTGATCTTAACTCTAGGACGCAAGCGTGGTTAA
- the yidD gene encoding membrane protein insertion efficiency factor YidD, with amino-acid sequence MVKTWVLKAIRRYQRRGGAAAHFNLSCNFTPSCSEYTFQAIAKYGLFKGVKLSFERIKRCNDPDCITIKSDPLP; translated from the coding sequence GTGGTTAAAACCTGGGTACTTAAGGCAATTCGCCGCTACCAGCGCCGTGGTGGCGCTGCAGCTCACTTTAATTTAAGCTGTAATTTTACTCCTTCATGTTCAGAATACACCTTTCAGGCGATAGCCAAGTATGGCCTGTTTAAAGGAGTTAAACTTAGCTTTGAACGTATTAAACGCTGTAATGATCCTGACTGCATTACGATAAAATCGGATCCTCTGCCTTAG